One Mycolicibacterium parafortuitum DNA segment encodes these proteins:
- a CDS encoding lipid-transfer protein produces MQRTVCVAGVGMTPFAKPSKSRNYQEMGADAARAALTDADVDYATVEQAYVGYVYGDSTSGQATLYHLGLSGIPVLNVNNNCSTGSSALWLARQAVASGAAECVLALGFEQMRPGALAAVWDDRPSSTGKFEEVAMGRPGADPQAPMAAQLFGGAGVAHMERFGTKPETFGRISVKARQHAARNPFAVFRDPVTLDEVMASPTIWGPLTRLQCCPPTCGAAAAVVCSEEFAAKHGIDGAIVIRAQSLVTDLPGAYNGDDMRRVVGYDMSAKAAADVYESAGVGPEDIPVVELHDCFTTNELITYEALGLTPEGTAEKFILDGDNTYGGRVVTNPSGGLLSKGHPLGATGLAQCAELVWQLRGTAGERQVDGARLALQHNLGLGGACVVTLYERKSQ; encoded by the coding sequence ATGCAGCGCACCGTATGCGTGGCGGGGGTCGGCATGACCCCATTCGCCAAACCGAGCAAGAGCCGGAACTACCAGGAGATGGGTGCAGATGCCGCGCGCGCCGCACTCACCGATGCGGATGTGGACTACGCCACCGTGGAACAGGCCTACGTGGGCTACGTCTACGGGGACTCGACGTCAGGGCAGGCCACGCTCTATCATCTGGGCCTCTCTGGCATTCCGGTGCTGAACGTGAACAACAACTGCTCGACCGGCTCGTCGGCGCTCTGGCTGGCCCGCCAGGCAGTGGCCTCCGGAGCCGCCGAATGCGTTCTGGCCCTTGGCTTCGAGCAGATGCGGCCCGGTGCCCTGGCCGCGGTGTGGGACGATCGGCCCAGCTCGACCGGGAAGTTCGAAGAGGTGGCGATGGGTCGGCCCGGAGCCGATCCGCAGGCACCGATGGCCGCACAACTCTTCGGCGGCGCCGGCGTGGCACACATGGAGCGCTTCGGCACCAAACCTGAGACCTTCGGCCGCATTTCGGTCAAGGCCCGCCAGCACGCCGCGCGCAATCCCTTCGCTGTCTTCCGCGATCCGGTAACCCTCGACGAGGTGATGGCCTCGCCCACGATCTGGGGTCCGCTGACCCGGCTGCAGTGCTGCCCTCCGACGTGCGGCGCCGCCGCAGCGGTGGTGTGCAGCGAGGAGTTCGCCGCCAAGCACGGGATCGACGGCGCCATCGTGATCCGCGCACAGTCTCTCGTCACCGACCTGCCCGGCGCCTACAACGGCGATGACATGCGCCGCGTCGTCGGCTACGACATGTCGGCGAAAGCGGCCGCCGACGTCTACGAGTCCGCAGGCGTTGGCCCCGAGGATATTCCGGTCGTCGAACTGCACGACTGCTTCACCACCAACGAACTGATCACCTACGAGGCACTCGGGCTGACCCCCGAGGGCACCGCCGAGAAGTTCATTCTCGACGGCGACAACACCTATGGCGGACGCGTTGTCACCAACCCGTCGGGCGGCCTGCTCTCCAAGGGTCACCCGCTCGGTGCGACCGGTCTGGCTCAGTGCGCCGAACTCGTGTGGCAGCTGCGTGGTACCGCCGGGGAACGGCAGGTCGACGGCGCGCGCCTGGCTCTGCAGCACAACCTCGGTCTCGGTGGGGCCTGCGTGGTCACCCTGTACGAAAGGAAATCCCAATGA
- a CDS encoding SDR family NAD(P)-dependent oxidoreductase has translation MPRLSDKIALVTGATTVEPGGLNIGGAAATELVAEGARVVLADINIDGASALARRLNDKYGPDVAIAVRTDLRDEAAIAELVATAVSTFGGLNVLFNIAGVFPAGDGDVATMPIEVWDDVMAVNVRSAMLTTKHSLPHLRSAGGSIVNTASTHAFAGDTSLTGYGATKAALLALTKYTATQYGREGVRCNAVCPGTTTTPPAQQLPETIKDIYRSHTLAPDLNGPDDLAKVYAFLASDDSRGINGESIRVDGGLLAHQPFVPDMNALGAATATSQ, from the coding sequence ATGCCACGACTGTCCGACAAGATCGCCCTGGTGACCGGCGCCACGACGGTGGAACCCGGTGGGCTGAACATCGGCGGTGCGGCGGCCACGGAACTGGTCGCCGAGGGCGCCCGCGTGGTGCTCGCCGACATCAACATCGACGGTGCGTCCGCGCTGGCCCGCCGGCTCAACGACAAATACGGCCCCGACGTGGCGATCGCCGTCCGCACCGACCTGCGTGACGAGGCCGCTATCGCGGAACTGGTGGCAACGGCAGTGTCCACTTTCGGCGGACTCAACGTGCTGTTCAACATCGCCGGGGTGTTCCCTGCCGGTGACGGCGACGTCGCCACCATGCCGATCGAGGTGTGGGACGACGTGATGGCTGTCAACGTGCGCAGCGCCATGCTCACCACCAAACACTCGCTGCCGCATCTGCGCTCCGCTGGCGGTTCGATCGTGAACACCGCCTCGACGCACGCGTTCGCCGGTGACACCAGCCTCACCGGTTACGGCGCCACCAAGGCGGCGCTGTTGGCGCTGACCAAGTACACGGCGACCCAGTACGGCCGCGAAGGCGTGCGATGCAACGCTGTCTGCCCGGGGACCACGACCACTCCGCCGGCTCAGCAACTTCCGGAGACGATCAAGGACATCTACCGCAGCCATACCCTCGCACCGGACCTCAACGGTCCGGACGACCTGGCCAAGGTGTATGCGTTCCTCGCCTCCGACGATTCACGTGGCATCAACGGCGAATCGATCCGGGTCGACGGCGGCCTGCTGGCGCATCAGCCGTTCGTGCCCGACATGAACGCGCTGGGCGCGGCGACCGCCACCTCGCAGTGA
- a CDS encoding TetR/AcrR family transcriptional regulator has translation MPQSVRQHARSSVRKLQLSQAAARLFTDRGYHNVSMDDVASAVGLTGPALYRHFRKKHDILAQAISEQLAAVETVAVHAVESGLEPDERAEMFLSELADLVLEREEVLLWKRERRQLSEDEQNEFRLRLNAVLRLTVQALGLGDGGKPSGVAELRAWSVLGIYSSIAPARKRLENAAAKRLLQSMAQNVLKCELDGAPHSAAPVPKQRRPPGRRERILSTATRLFHAQSYHAVGIEEIAAESDTAIATFYQYFNGKAELLQAVLNRGAEGLHYVTNHRLPSATTPQEALDVIVCTFIELALGPHQPILAILAADLIYLPEKAQELIRTSEREYVDEWVAAILGVRPELTPAHARLLAQASIGLVTDITQTTSMRSRPGIAAELHQLVAAVIAA, from the coding sequence GTGCCGCAATCGGTCCGCCAGCATGCGCGGAGCTCGGTACGCAAGCTCCAACTGTCCCAGGCAGCCGCGCGTCTGTTCACAGACCGCGGCTACCACAACGTCAGCATGGACGATGTCGCCTCGGCCGTCGGGTTGACCGGGCCGGCGCTCTACCGCCACTTTCGCAAGAAGCACGACATTCTGGCACAAGCGATCTCCGAACAGCTCGCCGCGGTGGAAACGGTTGCGGTCCACGCGGTCGAGTCCGGGCTGGAGCCCGACGAGCGTGCCGAGATGTTTCTGTCCGAGCTCGCCGATCTGGTGCTCGAACGCGAAGAGGTGCTGCTCTGGAAGCGTGAACGCCGACAGCTCTCCGAGGACGAGCAGAACGAATTCCGGTTGCGGCTCAACGCCGTCCTGCGACTGACGGTGCAGGCACTCGGTCTCGGCGACGGGGGAAAGCCCTCCGGTGTCGCCGAGTTGCGGGCCTGGAGCGTGCTGGGCATCTACTCGAGCATCGCCCCTGCGCGGAAACGGCTGGAGAACGCCGCAGCCAAGCGGCTCCTGCAGTCGATGGCGCAGAACGTCCTCAAATGCGAACTCGATGGTGCGCCGCATTCGGCGGCCCCGGTGCCGAAACAGCGCCGCCCACCCGGCAGACGCGAACGTATCCTGAGCACCGCCACCCGGCTGTTCCACGCACAGAGTTACCACGCCGTCGGCATCGAGGAGATCGCCGCCGAGTCGGACACCGCCATCGCGACGTTCTACCAGTACTTCAACGGCAAAGCCGAACTCCTGCAGGCGGTGTTGAACCGGGGTGCCGAGGGGTTGCACTACGTCACCAACCACCGCCTCCCCTCGGCCACGACGCCGCAGGAAGCGCTCGACGTCATCGTGTGCACGTTCATCGAGCTGGCCCTGGGTCCGCACCAGCCGATCCTGGCGATCCTGGCCGCCGACCTGATCTACCTTCCCGAGAAGGCTCAGGAACTCATCCGGACGAGCGAGCGCGAGTACGTCGACGAGTGGGTCGCCGCGATCCTCGGGGTACGTCCCGAGTTGACCCCGGCGCACGCCCGGCTGCTCGCACAGGCCTCGATCGGTCTGGTCACCGACATCACCCAGACCACGAGCATGCGAAGCCGGCCGGGGATCGCCGCAGAGCTGCACCAGCTCGTGGCGGCCGTGATCGCCGCCTGA
- a CDS encoding DUF732 domain-containing protein: MFATAAPPQAHADTVAYLVNVTVRPGYGFAGPDDALAYGNGICHKLAQGRTYGEVMADVKSDFRTSDEFHASYLIGQAADNLCPGSINALRTSAGGYRPPAPAPANGE, from the coding sequence ATGTTCGCGACCGCGGCCCCGCCGCAGGCCCACGCCGACACCGTCGCCTACCTGGTGAACGTGACTGTGCGGCCGGGCTACGGCTTCGCCGGGCCCGATGACGCGCTCGCGTACGGAAACGGTATCTGCCACAAACTCGCCCAGGGCCGCACCTACGGCGAGGTGATGGCCGACGTGAAGTCCGACTTCCGGACGTCCGACGAGTTCCACGCCTCGTATCTGATCGGGCAGGCGGCCGACAACCTCTGCCCGGGATCCATCAACGCGCTGCGTACCTCGGCCGGCGGTTACCGCCCGCCGGCCCCTGCCCCTGCGAACGGCGAATGA
- a CDS encoding mammalian cell entry protein — protein MAEHAGSTGSALTDEVVPHRIAPTRTAIVLCAAALVVLTALGGWMGYRLVEDRQAADDQSRFVEAARQGAINLTTIGHTTVEEDIRRILDSSTGAFHDDFAQRSESFAGVVRQAQSTSEGSVTSVALESCHGDTAQVLVVMSVKMFNAGAPEQQDTRVWRMRVGLQRSGDTARISDVEFV, from the coding sequence ATGGCAGAGCATGCTGGTTCCACCGGCAGCGCGCTGACCGACGAGGTTGTGCCGCACCGCATCGCGCCGACACGGACGGCAATTGTCCTGTGCGCGGCGGCATTGGTGGTGCTCACCGCGCTCGGTGGATGGATGGGTTACCGGCTCGTCGAGGACCGGCAGGCGGCGGACGATCAGAGCCGGTTCGTCGAGGCGGCACGGCAAGGCGCCATCAACCTGACGACCATCGGCCACACGACCGTGGAAGAGGACATCAGACGCATCCTGGACTCGTCGACCGGAGCATTCCACGACGACTTCGCCCAGCGGTCAGAGTCGTTCGCCGGCGTCGTGCGCCAGGCGCAGTCCACCTCCGAGGGATCGGTGACGTCCGTCGCCCTGGAGTCCTGCCACGGAGACACCGCGCAGGTGTTGGTCGTGATGTCGGTGAAGATGTTCAACGCCGGTGCACCCGAGCAGCAGGACACCCGGGTCTGGCGGATGCGTGTGGGGCTGCAGCGCAGTGGCGACACCGCGCGGATCTCCGACGTCGAGTTCGTGTGA
- a CDS encoding SDR family NAD(P)-dependent oxidoreductase yields MTENSYAVVIGGASGIGAEICREMADNGYSVVVGDRNIDAAQALLGELAGAGHAAAQVDVADEASVATFFESLSQRAGRFDVAVNCAGITALGLVTELPVAKFRRVVDVCLTGAFLVIQHAARHIADGGAIISLSSLNARQPAVGMSAYCSAKAGLSMLTQVAALELGARGVRVNAIAPGLVRTPLTSGALGVPGVESEYVENVPLGRPGTPGEIADAVLYLARAQWITGEVLDINGGAHMMRYPNVHAHFERSVQTGSPT; encoded by the coding sequence TTGACTGAGAATTCGTACGCCGTGGTCATCGGGGGCGCGTCGGGTATCGGCGCGGAAATCTGTCGCGAAATGGCCGATAACGGTTACTCCGTGGTCGTGGGCGACCGCAACATCGACGCGGCGCAGGCACTGCTCGGCGAACTCGCCGGTGCCGGGCATGCTGCCGCACAGGTCGACGTCGCCGACGAAGCCAGTGTCGCAACGTTCTTCGAGTCACTCTCCCAGCGGGCGGGCAGGTTCGACGTCGCGGTCAACTGCGCCGGCATCACGGCACTGGGACTCGTCACCGAGTTGCCGGTGGCCAAGTTCCGGCGCGTGGTCGACGTCTGTCTCACCGGAGCATTCCTGGTCATCCAGCACGCGGCCCGGCACATCGCCGACGGCGGCGCGATCATCTCACTGAGTTCCCTGAACGCGCGGCAGCCGGCAGTCGGCATGAGCGCGTACTGCTCCGCGAAGGCCGGGTTGTCGATGCTGACGCAGGTCGCCGCGCTGGAGTTGGGCGCCCGCGGTGTCCGCGTCAATGCGATCGCCCCCGGCCTGGTGCGCACTCCGCTCACCTCCGGCGCCCTCGGCGTTCCCGGGGTGGAGAGTGAATATGTGGAGAACGTCCCGCTGGGCCGGCCGGGCACACCTGGCGAGATCGCCGATGCCGTGCTCTATCTTGCACGCGCACAATGGATCACCGGCGAGGTGCTCGACATCAACGGTGGCGCGCACATGATGCGCTACCCGAATGTGCACGCCCATTTCGAGCGGTCCGTGCAGACGGGCTCTCCCACCTGA
- a CDS encoding flavin reductase family protein, with protein sequence MAVAEVESLGEAFRDAMASVCTPVAVITAMDGERPHGTTVSAFASLSMSPPSLLVSLDRGSDLLALIQAAGEFGVNVLGHDQSDLASCFARKGRDKFADVDWVLAEGVPRLAGAPGWFACEVMQAVEAADHIVVIGRVRAVDSTAAAPLTYHARTFGTHHITS encoded by the coding sequence ATGGCGGTGGCAGAAGTGGAGTCGCTCGGAGAAGCATTCCGGGACGCGATGGCGTCGGTGTGCACGCCGGTCGCGGTGATCACGGCGATGGACGGCGAACGTCCGCACGGCACCACGGTGAGTGCGTTTGCGTCCCTGTCCATGTCACCGCCGTCGCTGCTCGTCAGCCTCGATCGGGGTTCTGATCTGCTGGCGCTGATCCAAGCCGCAGGGGAGTTCGGGGTCAACGTCCTCGGCCACGATCAGTCCGATCTGGCATCCTGTTTCGCCCGCAAGGGGCGCGACAAATTCGCCGACGTCGACTGGGTCCTGGCCGAGGGTGTACCACGCCTGGCGGGCGCGCCGGGATGGTTCGCGTGCGAAGTGATGCAGGCGGTGGAGGCCGCCGACCACATCGTGGTCATCGGCCGGGTGCGCGCGGTGGACAGCACCGCGGCAGCACCGTTGACCTACCACGCCAGGACTTTCGGCACCCACCACATCACGAGCTGA
- a CDS encoding MaoC family dehydratase N-terminal domain-containing protein yields MSAETLKGYQWPESSVDVERGRVAMFAKAIGETDPVYFDVEAARAAGHPDLLAPPTFVFGLDLEHSDTLGVLEANGVDVSSVLHGEQHFTYHRPVHAGDTLSLRAEFTDYFSKKNGALEFLVRRSQLTAGGELVAEMESVSVIRNGALS; encoded by the coding sequence ATGAGCGCTGAAACCCTGAAGGGCTACCAGTGGCCGGAGAGCAGTGTCGACGTCGAACGCGGTCGTGTCGCGATGTTCGCCAAGGCGATCGGCGAAACCGACCCGGTCTACTTCGACGTCGAGGCCGCCCGCGCTGCGGGCCACCCGGACCTGCTGGCGCCGCCGACGTTCGTCTTCGGACTCGACCTTGAACACTCCGACACCCTCGGGGTGCTCGAAGCCAACGGCGTCGACGTGTCGTCGGTCCTGCATGGAGAGCAACACTTCACCTACCACCGTCCCGTGCACGCCGGGGACACCCTTTCCCTGCGGGCCGAGTTCACCGACTACTTCTCGAAGAAGAACGGCGCGCTGGAGTTTCTGGTACGCCGATCCCAGCTGACCGCAGGCGGCGAACTCGTCGCGGAGATGGAAAGCGTGTCCGTCATCCGGAATGGAGCACTCTCGTGA
- a CDS encoding CAP domain-containing protein has translation MNRRRAAALAASACLPLAAGAVAPTAHADNRRFNSSVVENVYAIQRQADCENELNVSPQLLQAAEWHARDLMGNRGLFGDNGSDGSTPQQRAEAAGFRGTVAQTAAIHPALAISGIELINLWYYNPAYHAIMADCTHTKIGVWSENSLDRTVVVAVYGRPD, from the coding sequence GTGAACCGCCGGCGCGCGGCTGCCCTGGCCGCCTCGGCCTGCCTGCCCCTGGCCGCGGGCGCCGTCGCGCCCACCGCACACGCGGACAACCGACGATTCAACAGCAGCGTGGTCGAGAACGTCTATGCCATTCAGCGGCAAGCCGACTGCGAGAACGAGCTCAACGTCAGCCCGCAGCTGCTGCAGGCCGCCGAGTGGCATGCCCGCGATCTGATGGGCAACCGAGGTCTGTTCGGTGACAACGGATCTGACGGGTCCACCCCGCAGCAACGTGCCGAAGCCGCGGGCTTCCGCGGCACTGTGGCCCAAACGGCGGCGATCCACCCGGCCCTGGCGATCAGCGGAATCGAGCTGATCAACCTCTGGTACTACAACCCCGCATACCACGCGATCATGGCCGACTGCACGCACACCAAGATCGGGGTCTGGTCGGAGAACAGCCTGGATCGAACGGTAGTCGTCGCCGTGTACGGCCGACCCGACTGA
- a CDS encoding MCE family protein: MTVLTGCQWRGLNSLPMPGTEGGGAGSYVVQAQLPDIGTIEPNSRVRVGDVNVGTITRIERQGWHALVTIRLNGDVDLPANATAIVGQTSLLGSLHVELAPPADAAPRGKLVDGSLIPLDSGSSYPSTDQTLAALSLLLNGGGVGQMQDITAALATAFAERESDLRSLIEQTDQFVGRLNTQTGDIIAASESFNNLVGQLADQKSVLDNALRTIPDAVKVLSDHRENLTDAVDGFGKFSALTAEAVNQTKQNLISEMKAVGPVLGSLADAGPDMTRSLSLLATFPWPIESIDKIVRGDYLNTDVIFDLTLSRLGDGLLNGTRFEGDLTELEMQWGRTIGQLPSPYTAGNPLVAPYRFDQGR, encoded by the coding sequence ATGACGGTACTGACCGGGTGTCAGTGGCGTGGCCTGAACTCGTTGCCGATGCCGGGCACCGAGGGCGGTGGTGCCGGATCCTATGTTGTGCAAGCTCAATTGCCCGACATCGGGACCATCGAGCCCAACTCTCGTGTCCGGGTGGGTGACGTCAACGTCGGAACCATCACCAGAATCGAGCGCCAGGGCTGGCATGCCCTGGTGACCATCAGGCTCAACGGTGACGTCGACCTGCCTGCGAATGCGACCGCCATCGTCGGGCAGACGAGCCTGCTCGGGTCGCTGCACGTCGAACTGGCTCCGCCGGCAGACGCCGCACCGCGCGGCAAGCTGGTCGACGGGTCGCTGATACCCCTGGACTCCGGGTCGTCCTATCCCAGCACCGACCAGACCCTGGCGGCATTGTCGTTGTTGCTCAACGGCGGTGGTGTGGGGCAGATGCAGGACATCACGGCGGCGCTGGCCACCGCGTTCGCCGAGCGGGAGAGCGATCTGCGCAGCCTGATCGAGCAGACCGACCAGTTCGTCGGGCGGCTGAACACCCAGACTGGGGACATCATCGCCGCTTCGGAGAGCTTCAACAATCTGGTCGGGCAGCTCGCCGACCAGAAGTCGGTGCTCGACAACGCATTACGTACGATTCCTGATGCCGTGAAAGTCTTGAGCGACCACCGCGAGAACCTGACCGACGCGGTGGACGGTTTCGGTAAGTTCAGCGCGTTGACCGCAGAGGCGGTGAACCAGACCAAGCAGAACCTGATCTCCGAGATGAAGGCAGTCGGTCCGGTTCTCGGATCGCTGGCGGATGCGGGACCGGACATGACGCGCTCGTTGAGCCTGCTCGCTACATTCCCGTGGCCGATCGAGAGTATCGACAAGATCGTGCGCGGCGACTACCTCAACACCGACGTCATCTTCGATCTGACCCTGAGCCGGCTGGGAGACGGGCTGCTCAACGGTACGCGCTTCGAAGGTGATCTCACCGAACTGGAAATGCAGTGGGGACGAACCATAGGCCAGCTGCCCAGCCCGTACACCGCCGGCAATCCGCTCGTGGCGCCCTACCGATTCGACCAGGGGCGCTGA
- a CDS encoding alpha/beta hydrolase: MALSLADEQWSDADADALEHAERELERVFGDGRRPLAAMRQSLDDMMIAQGPPDDIAVAELTAGGIPALRVSAGAVDDTATVIWFHGGGYVMGSAHGYRGVAAAVSAAAGHPVVVPGYRRAPENPFPAALLDARTVMSWAAETFGDRWVLAGDSAGGGLTMAAMISARDEGAQLPAGAVLVSPLADFTASGDSFDVHAETDVAISRRSVRSLAAAYLGGHDPRDPLASPVFGTLDRLPPTFILASDREVLLDDAKALHHRMQRDGSPSSLAVYAGVCHAWTMFASTMPRARRAVAEIGDFVGRVLADRSPV; the protein is encoded by the coding sequence GTGGCCTTGTCCTTGGCCGACGAGCAGTGGTCCGACGCGGATGCCGACGCCTTGGAGCATGCGGAGCGCGAGCTCGAGCGCGTCTTCGGAGACGGTCGACGTCCGCTGGCGGCGATGCGGCAGTCCCTCGACGACATGATGATCGCTCAGGGCCCGCCCGACGACATCGCGGTCGCGGAACTGACCGCCGGGGGAATTCCGGCGCTGCGGGTCAGCGCCGGCGCGGTCGACGACACCGCCACGGTCATCTGGTTCCACGGTGGCGGATACGTGATGGGGTCGGCCCACGGATATCGCGGAGTGGCCGCCGCGGTGTCGGCGGCGGCCGGGCACCCCGTCGTGGTGCCGGGCTACCGGCGCGCTCCCGAGAATCCGTTCCCGGCGGCGCTGCTCGATGCGCGCACAGTGATGAGCTGGGCTGCAGAGACTTTCGGGGACCGCTGGGTGCTGGCAGGCGACTCTGCGGGCGGCGGCCTGACGATGGCCGCCATGATCAGTGCCCGCGACGAGGGTGCGCAACTACCCGCGGGGGCGGTCCTGGTGTCTCCGCTGGCCGATTTCACCGCATCGGGGGACAGCTTCGACGTGCACGCCGAGACGGACGTGGCGATATCGCGGCGGTCGGTCAGATCGCTGGCCGCGGCCTATCTCGGCGGCCATGATCCGCGGGATCCGCTGGCGTCCCCGGTGTTCGGGACGCTGGACCGATTGCCACCGACGTTCATCCTGGCCAGCGATCGCGAAGTTCTTCTCGACGACGCGAAGGCGCTGCACCACAGGATGCAGCGGGACGGTTCCCCCTCCTCGCTGGCCGTGTACGCCGGCGTGTGTCACGCGTGGACGATGTTCGCCTCCACGATGCCGCGTGCCAGGCGCGCGGTCGCCGAGATCGGTGACTTCGTGGGCCGAGTGCTGGCCGACCGCAGCCCGGTGTGA
- a CDS encoding MaoC/PaaZ C-terminal domain-containing protein, whose product MSTAAADIQVGTQLPPLVVASISRTTLALFAGASGDHNPIHVDIDAARAAGFDDVFAHGMLSMAYLGRLVTSWVPQSQLRALSTRFTSITPVLAQPTCTGTVTGINDVDGEKRATVEVKITLADGTVTLSGEAVVALA is encoded by the coding sequence GTGAGCACCGCTGCCGCCGACATCCAGGTCGGAACCCAACTGCCACCCCTGGTGGTGGCATCGATTTCACGGACGACACTGGCGCTGTTCGCCGGCGCCTCCGGGGATCACAATCCGATCCACGTCGACATCGACGCGGCCCGGGCGGCCGGTTTCGACGACGTGTTCGCCCACGGCATGCTGTCGATGGCGTACCTGGGGCGGCTCGTCACGTCGTGGGTTCCGCAATCGCAGTTGCGGGCGCTGAGCACCCGGTTCACCTCGATCACCCCGGTCCTGGCGCAGCCGACGTGCACTGGAACGGTGACCGGTATCAACGACGTGGACGGCGAGAAGCGCGCCACCGTCGAGGTGAAGATCACCCTCGCCGACGGCACCGTCACGCTCAGCGGCGAAGCGGTCGTCGCGCTCGCCTGA
- a CDS encoding MCE family protein: protein MLTRRIKLQLVVFGVVALAAGSIMAFGYIKVPAMLGIGQYTVVVELPQAAGLYATANVSYRGTTVGKVTDVRLTEDGRVEAVMALQSGTDIPSDLTAEVHSTSAIGEQYVALVPRTADAPPLKNGDVIPVARATTPPPINALLDAANRGIQAIPGDNVKTVIDESYVAVGGLGPQLSRIVRGSTQLASDARANLDSVLTLIDDAKPLMDSQAQTADSINAWASHLADLTGQVRAADPAVAGLLERGPEATDEVRQLFDRLKPTLPVLLANLVSVGEVAVVYQPAIEQVLVLEPQLVAGLQGALLANKDSKRASPGLYVSFNLNLNLPPPCTTGFLPVDQQLTPNVETSADLPPGDLYCRIPQDSWNVVRGNRNYPCLTRPGKRAPTVKMCESDEEYVPLNEGFNWKGDPNATLSGQDIPQMAPVAAPPPPAPVAVAEYDPATGEYVAPDGQIYTQADLGPQTEGRTWQSMLVPPAAR, encoded by the coding sequence ATGCTGACCAGGCGAATCAAACTGCAGTTGGTGGTCTTTGGTGTGGTGGCGCTGGCCGCCGGCAGCATCATGGCGTTCGGCTATATCAAGGTGCCGGCGATGCTGGGGATCGGCCAGTACACGGTGGTCGTGGAGCTTCCACAGGCGGCCGGGCTGTACGCGACCGCCAACGTCAGCTACCGCGGCACCACGGTCGGCAAGGTCACCGACGTTCGGTTGACCGAGGACGGCCGGGTGGAAGCGGTGATGGCACTGCAGTCGGGAACCGACATCCCGTCAGACCTGACGGCCGAGGTGCACAGCACGTCAGCGATCGGAGAGCAGTACGTCGCGCTGGTGCCTCGCACCGCTGATGCGCCACCTCTGAAGAACGGGGACGTCATCCCGGTGGCCCGGGCGACGACACCACCCCCGATCAACGCGCTGCTCGACGCGGCGAACCGGGGCATCCAGGCGATCCCGGGGGACAACGTCAAGACCGTCATCGACGAAAGCTACGTCGCGGTCGGCGGTCTGGGTCCGCAGTTGTCGCGCATCGTCCGGGGCTCGACGCAGTTGGCCTCCGATGCACGCGCGAACCTCGACTCCGTCCTGACGCTGATCGACGATGCCAAACCGTTGATGGATTCGCAGGCGCAGACGGCCGATTCGATCAACGCCTGGGCTTCTCACCTTGCTGATCTGACCGGTCAGGTCCGCGCCGCCGATCCGGCCGTGGCGGGTCTGCTCGAGCGTGGTCCAGAGGCCACCGACGAGGTGCGGCAGCTCTTCGACCGTCTCAAGCCGACTTTGCCGGTGCTGCTGGCGAATCTGGTGAGCGTCGGCGAGGTGGCCGTCGTCTACCAACCCGCCATCGAGCAGGTGCTGGTGCTCGAGCCCCAGTTGGTGGCCGGTCTGCAGGGTGCGTTGCTGGCCAACAAGGACTCCAAACGCGCGTCGCCCGGGTTGTACGTGAGCTTCAACCTGAACCTGAACCTGCCGCCGCCGTGCACGACGGGCTTCCTGCCGGTGGATCAGCAACTCACCCCCAACGTCGAGACGTCGGCAGATCTCCCGCCGGGTGACCTCTACTGCCGCATCCCGCAGGACTCGTGGAATGTGGTGCGCGGCAACCGGAACTACCCGTGTCTGACACGGCCGGGCAAGCGGGCGCCGACGGTCAAGATGTGTGAGAGCGACGAAGAGTACGTGCCTCTCAACGAAGGGTTCAACTGGAAGGGCGATCCGAACGCGACCCTGTCGGGCCAGGACATCCCGCAGATGGCGCCGGTGGCTGCGCCCCCGCCGCCGGCACCGGTTGCCGTGGCCGAATACGACCCGGCAACAGGGGAGTACGTCGCACCGGACGGCCAGATCTATACCCAGGCGGACCTCGGTCCGCAGACGGAAGGCAGGACATGGCAGAGCATGCTGGTTCCACCGGCAGCGCGCTGA